The proteins below are encoded in one region of Paenarthrobacter ilicis:
- a CDS encoding metal-sensitive transcriptional regulator, which yields MNTPDLSMNPAAEVEVDLASVATHGYTSNKDAYLKRLKRIEGQVRGIARMVEDDKYCIDILTQIAAATKALHAVSLGLVEEHIGHCVVGAASEPDPEARAERIDAKVKEATDAIGRLLR from the coding sequence ATGAACACTCCGGATCTGAGCATGAATCCTGCTGCAGAGGTTGAGGTGGACCTGGCCAGCGTGGCAACGCATGGCTACACGAGCAACAAAGATGCCTACCTCAAACGGTTGAAACGCATCGAAGGGCAGGTCCGCGGAATCGCGCGCATGGTGGAGGACGACAAGTACTGCATCGACATCCTTACCCAGATCGCCGCAGCCACCAAGGCCCTCCACGCGGTCAGCCTTGGGCTCGTAGAAGAGCACATCGGCCACTGTGTGGTCGGGGCGGCTTCCGAGCCCGACCCCGAAGCCCGCGCAGAGCGGATCGACGCCAAAGTCAAGGAGGCAACCGATGCCATCGGGCGCCTGCTGCGGTAA
- a CDS encoding heavy-metal-associated domain-containing protein: MSQSIQTNVSVSGMTCGHCVSSVSEELESLSGVEGVAVDLNPGGLSTVTITSTKQLSPSEIGEAVAEAGYLVVANEA; encoded by the coding sequence ATGAGCCAGTCCATCCAAACCAACGTCAGCGTTTCCGGCATGACCTGTGGGCACTGCGTCTCCAGCGTGAGCGAAGAACTTGAATCGCTCAGCGGCGTCGAAGGCGTAGCCGTAGACCTCAATCCCGGCGGGTTGTCCACCGTGACCATCACATCAACCAAGCAGCTGTCGCCGTCGGAAATCGGCGAGGCCGTGGCAGAAGCCGGCTACCTGGTGGTAGCCAACGAAGCCTAG
- a CDS encoding heavy metal translocating P-type ATPase, protein MSNQETFNQPVPRVIELDIEGMTCASCVNRVERKLGKLEGVEASVNLPLESAHVTVPASVTDQQIVDTVNATGYKATIRHAPAPHTEHTARMDHAEHEDHVAHGDHMAHGPAASTLRPRLMVAAVLTIPVFAISMIPALQFAHWGWVAGALALPVVSWAAWPFHRAAAINARHMASTMDTLVSIGVIAAYLYSAWQLFADPRMTEHPGMESMAGGGLYFEVAAVVTTFLLLGRYLEANAKAKAGNALKALLDLGAKDATILVGGVERKVPADQLLVDDVIVVRPGEKIATDGVVTDGTSAVDASLVTGESVPVEVGPGSAVTGATINTSGRLLVRATRVGSDTTLAQMGRLVSQAQTGKAPIARLADRISSVFVPIVLVIALVTFALWLFFSGDLNAAFTAAVAVLVIACPCALGLATPVGLLTGTGRGAQLGILIKGPQVLEDTRHVDTILLDKTGTVTSGKLAVDHTIGVNGHSPATVLALAGAVENASEHPIAHAIAAAAQEALHDAGSLPHVEGFSSAPGGGVRGTVALDGATRSVVVGRSGWLEENSVTIDADHHEALTAEENGGATAIWVAVDGRPAGIISLSDTIKPGSAAAIRKLKDLGIRPILLTGDNAAVAAQVASAVGISADDVFAGVLPEGKVEAVRKLQAAGATVAMAGDGVNDAAALAQSDLGIAMGSGTDVAIEASDLTVMGSDLGQLAQAIELSRKTLSTIKTNLFWAFFYNAIGIPVAALGFLNPMIAGAAMAASSVLVVANSLRLRSFGK, encoded by the coding sequence TTGAGCAACCAGGAGACTTTCAACCAACCCGTACCCCGGGTTATCGAACTCGACATTGAGGGCATGACCTGCGCCTCATGCGTCAATCGGGTGGAACGGAAACTGGGCAAACTTGAGGGCGTGGAGGCCAGCGTCAACCTTCCGCTCGAATCGGCGCACGTCACGGTGCCCGCGTCAGTGACGGACCAACAAATCGTGGACACCGTCAACGCAACTGGCTATAAGGCCACGATCCGCCACGCCCCGGCACCGCACACGGAACATACGGCGCGCATGGATCACGCGGAACACGAAGACCACGTGGCCCACGGAGACCACATGGCGCACGGGCCAGCAGCTTCGACGCTCCGCCCGCGCCTGATGGTCGCAGCGGTACTGACCATCCCCGTGTTCGCAATCTCAATGATCCCCGCCCTCCAGTTCGCCCACTGGGGCTGGGTTGCAGGTGCGCTGGCACTGCCAGTGGTCAGCTGGGCGGCCTGGCCTTTCCACCGGGCTGCCGCCATCAATGCCCGCCACATGGCCTCCACCATGGACACGCTGGTGTCCATCGGCGTGATCGCTGCGTACCTGTACTCCGCCTGGCAGTTGTTCGCGGATCCCCGGATGACCGAGCACCCCGGCATGGAAAGCATGGCAGGCGGCGGGCTGTACTTCGAGGTCGCCGCCGTGGTCACCACGTTCCTGCTCCTGGGGCGCTACCTTGAGGCGAACGCGAAGGCCAAGGCCGGCAATGCGCTCAAGGCCCTCCTGGATCTGGGCGCCAAGGACGCCACCATCCTGGTGGGCGGCGTGGAGCGAAAGGTTCCGGCCGATCAACTTCTGGTGGACGACGTCATAGTGGTCCGCCCCGGCGAAAAGATCGCCACCGACGGCGTGGTCACGGACGGCACCTCCGCCGTTGACGCTTCACTGGTGACGGGTGAATCCGTGCCTGTGGAGGTTGGCCCCGGAAGCGCAGTGACGGGCGCTACCATCAACACGTCCGGACGCCTGCTGGTCCGCGCCACACGCGTCGGTTCAGACACCACGCTCGCCCAGATGGGTCGCCTCGTCAGCCAGGCGCAAACAGGGAAAGCGCCCATTGCCCGGCTGGCGGACAGGATCAGCTCTGTCTTCGTGCCCATCGTGCTGGTCATCGCCCTGGTCACTTTTGCCCTGTGGCTGTTCTTCTCCGGCGACCTCAACGCAGCTTTCACGGCCGCCGTCGCTGTCCTGGTCATTGCGTGCCCTTGCGCCTTGGGCTTGGCCACCCCCGTCGGCCTGCTCACGGGAACGGGACGCGGCGCCCAGTTGGGCATTCTCATCAAGGGCCCACAGGTCCTTGAGGACACCCGGCACGTGGACACCATATTGCTGGACAAGACCGGAACAGTGACCAGCGGCAAGCTTGCCGTGGACCACACCATCGGCGTGAACGGCCATTCGCCGGCGACGGTCCTGGCGCTGGCAGGAGCCGTTGAAAACGCTTCGGAGCACCCGATCGCCCACGCGATCGCTGCTGCCGCGCAAGAAGCATTGCACGACGCCGGCAGCCTGCCTCACGTTGAGGGCTTCAGTTCCGCTCCGGGCGGCGGCGTCCGGGGAACCGTTGCGCTGGACGGAGCAACAAGGAGTGTCGTCGTCGGGCGCTCCGGATGGCTCGAAGAGAACAGCGTCACGATCGACGCAGATCACCATGAAGCACTTACCGCCGAGGAAAATGGCGGCGCTACGGCGATCTGGGTTGCCGTCGATGGGCGGCCCGCTGGCATCATCAGCCTGAGCGACACCATCAAACCCGGTTCGGCAGCAGCAATCCGGAAGCTGAAGGACCTGGGCATACGTCCCATCCTGTTGACCGGAGACAACGCTGCCGTGGCCGCCCAAGTGGCTTCCGCCGTCGGGATTTCCGCCGATGACGTGTTCGCCGGCGTCCTGCCGGAGGGCAAGGTGGAGGCGGTCAGGAAACTGCAGGCGGCGGGCGCCACGGTGGCAATGGCCGGCGATGGCGTCAATGATGCTGCCGCCCTGGCGCAATCGGATCTTGGCATCGCCATGGGATCGGGCACCGATGTTGCGATCGAGGCCTCGGACCTCACCGTCATGGGCAGCGACCTGGGTCAACTGGCGCAGGCGATTGAACTGTCCCGGAAGACCCTGTCCACCATCAAAACAAACCTGTTCTGGGCGTTCTTCTACAACGCAATCGGGATCCCCGTCGCTGCGCTTGGCTTCCTGAATCCCATGATCGCAGGGGCTGCCATGGCTGCGAGCTCGGTCCTGGTGGTGGCCAACTCGCTCCGGCTCAGGTCCTTCGGGAAATAG
- a CDS encoding DUF2277 domain-containing protein — protein MCRNIRTLHNFEPHATDAEVEAAALQYVRKISGSTKPSKANEEAFNEAVHEIAHITQHLLDSLVSQAPAKNREEEAAKAKARSAVRFGAA, from the coding sequence ATGTGCCGGAACATCAGGACTCTCCACAACTTTGAACCGCATGCCACGGATGCCGAAGTGGAGGCCGCTGCCCTGCAATATGTGCGGAAAATCAGCGGATCCACCAAGCCGTCCAAGGCCAACGAAGAGGCTTTCAACGAGGCCGTTCATGAGATCGCGCATATTACGCAGCATCTCCTGGACTCCTTGGTGAGCCAGGCTCCTGCAAAGAACCGGGAGGAAGAAGCGGCCAAGGCGAAAGCCCGTTCAGCGGTCCGCTTCGGAGCCGCGTAA
- a CDS encoding WXG100 family type VII secretion target, with protein sequence MAIWGADVDQLRQLGNKLKAGAENIEQQRSQLKGALDGTDWKGPDADKFRGEWDSQHASNLKKVADALREAGDRAQKNAEQQQQASN encoded by the coding sequence ATGGCTATTTGGGGTGCAGATGTTGATCAGCTTCGTCAGCTCGGTAACAAGCTGAAGGCAGGCGCAGAGAACATTGAGCAGCAGCGTTCGCAGCTCAAGGGTGCTCTTGACGGCACCGACTGGAAGGGCCCGGACGCTGACAAGTTCCGCGGCGAGTGGGACAGCCAGCACGCTTCGAACCTGAAGAAGGTGGCAGACGCCCTTCGCGAAGCCGGCGACCGCGCTCAGAAGAACGCCGAGCAGCAGCAGCAGGCCTCCAACTAA
- a CDS encoding EamA family transporter: MSAPTTKADAKGFLASGLGIALFSSAVFGTSGSFAKSMLETGWSPGAAVAVRLTGAALILLLPAVVVLRGRWHQLKDNWLTILLFGLIGVAGCQLFYFNAVARLSVGVALLLEYLAPVMIVLWLWIASRRRPRALTSAGALLSLGGLVLVLDLTGAVKVDFVGVLWGMAAAVCLVIYFFITAKENDSLPPLVLASGGLVVGAAVMWLAGLAGVLPMTFSTADTTLGPWTTPWWVSAVGLVILATVLAYVSGIMAARSLGSKVASFVSLTEVLFAVLWAWLLLGELPGTIQLLGGLLIVGGVVLVRVDELRGDKASAAPNPATPALDHPNDVEPVPVVNVTEK, from the coding sequence GTGTCAGCTCCAACGACGAAGGCTGATGCAAAGGGATTCCTGGCATCGGGACTCGGCATCGCTTTGTTTTCCTCCGCAGTTTTCGGCACGTCCGGCTCTTTTGCCAAGTCGATGCTGGAGACGGGTTGGTCGCCCGGAGCCGCAGTTGCTGTGCGCTTGACCGGCGCTGCCCTGATTTTGTTGCTACCCGCCGTCGTGGTTCTCCGCGGACGCTGGCACCAGCTGAAGGACAACTGGCTGACCATCCTGCTCTTTGGCCTCATTGGCGTGGCGGGCTGCCAGCTCTTCTATTTCAACGCGGTGGCACGTTTGTCCGTCGGCGTAGCTCTGCTTTTGGAGTACCTGGCGCCGGTGATGATTGTGCTGTGGCTGTGGATTGCCAGCCGCCGCAGGCCCCGGGCCCTCACGTCGGCGGGGGCGTTGCTCTCTTTGGGTGGGCTGGTGCTGGTCCTGGACCTGACGGGCGCGGTGAAAGTCGATTTTGTCGGCGTCCTGTGGGGGATGGCGGCGGCCGTCTGCCTTGTCATCTATTTCTTTATCACCGCCAAGGAAAATGACAGTCTCCCTCCGCTGGTTCTCGCCTCCGGCGGACTGGTTGTGGGAGCAGCAGTGATGTGGTTGGCAGGCCTGGCGGGCGTGTTGCCCATGACGTTCAGCACGGCCGACACAACGTTGGGCCCCTGGACCACGCCGTGGTGGGTTTCCGCTGTGGGGTTGGTGATCCTGGCGACCGTTCTGGCTTATGTTTCCGGCATCATGGCGGCCCGAAGCCTGGGATCCAAGGTGGCTTCTTTCGTCTCCCTGACCGAGGTGCTGTTTGCGGTGCTGTGGGCTTGGCTGCTGTTGGGCGAGTTGCCGGGAACGATTCAGCTGCTGGGCGGATTGCTGATTGTTGGCGGCGTGGTCCTGGTCCGGGTGGACGAGCTCCGCGGAGACAAGGCCTCGGCGGCCCCGAATCCCGCAACACCCGCCCTGGACCATCCCAATGACGTTGAACCGGTTCCCGTCGTCAACGTCACCGAGAAATAG
- a CDS encoding CGNR zinc finger domain-containing protein, whose translation MLFAPDTEVALRSVVNLINSAANGGELLNTVADLDAFLDREEFTGARSRNAAELRSIKQLRTELAALWSSDEDTAAMSVNKLLADANALPQLVRHDHWDWHLHATTPEAPLADRMGTEAAMAIIDVIRSKEMERMRVCAAEDCDAVVLDLSRNRSKLYCDTGNCANRAHVAAYRARKASA comes from the coding sequence GTGCTTTTTGCGCCTGACACTGAGGTGGCCCTGCGCAGTGTCGTCAACTTGATCAACAGCGCCGCCAACGGCGGGGAGTTGCTGAACACCGTGGCCGACCTGGACGCCTTCCTGGATAGGGAAGAGTTCACCGGGGCGCGGTCCCGGAATGCAGCGGAACTACGCAGCATCAAGCAGCTTCGCACTGAACTTGCGGCACTCTGGAGCTCCGACGAAGACACCGCGGCCATGTCCGTCAACAAGCTGCTGGCCGACGCCAACGCTTTGCCACAACTGGTACGGCATGACCACTGGGATTGGCACCTCCATGCCACCACCCCGGAAGCCCCACTGGCTGACCGCATGGGAACGGAAGCAGCCATGGCCATCATTGATGTGATCCGCAGCAAGGAGATGGAGCGCATGCGTGTCTGCGCGGCAGAAGACTGCGACGCCGTGGTGCTTGACCTGAGCCGCAACCGCTCCAAGCTCTACTGCGACACCGGCAACTGTGCCAACCGCGCCCACGTTGCGGCCTACCGGGCCCGGAAGGCGAGCGCCTAG
- a CDS encoding isopeptide-forming domain-containing fimbrial protein: MRKQSGQQHALTHNGPGERPLHSVLALLVSVFLAVASLSTFALIGTPAPAAAAPGSPGVTQPGTLIYSEDFSNQSAASAPIPLGSYAGGTAAQNEQYTADAAWLPGFQACNGWILRQSTPLPANGGTIVNNDQCNRNGGINFLRDMAFVMGKYQGMTDAQAAENQILSEYTNTTTGIQPAGLQLQTTKNTIPTIAGHYYAISGIFAETNCFSNHASQEFSILVNGVATVVGSNLDPCADPSRQVINYGNTNYSVAKLQSGAIQVPLTGTTPTLGIRVRNLTATGTGNDVGFDLPQLVDVTPQLDKSFSPTSIYQGQNTVLTYTVTNTSDLMAKNGWHFVDTLPNGLTAAGPLGGTCVRTAGSVSGRTVDVTGNLAQGSSSCTITVTVTSNTPGAYNNSGCVANDGTAIANCTNNFPTITGLYSPGTAPLTVRPVVDLSITKKANITAYVPGQPITYTVVVYNNGPSDAINAVFTDPLPPSIQGATWTCAVTLAGTANLSPMGPTACNAPTGSGSISGTVRINTGGTLTYTVTGTVAAGATGNIVNTATIAPAALTAVPNMPGGGPNPVPGSSTQVPTVDPACPPLPGVGCSATVSTPVDPQWTISKTATVNGSSADSPSVKPGDTITYTVTATSNRGQINNVVLTDNLSDVLDQATFVPGSALLTIGNAAPVAVSNPAVGSTTLTTQAFTLPAGQTATLSYKVTVKQDAWSSQLVNVVTGSGSVVPVRCATNTGPVAPECSTTHRTPAKFLLEKVGESSNGSWVPMAGSSWSIHNDAAGKPGAVNTGYTVAAIPSQTGQFQIEGIEPGVYWLEETQAPQGFNLLAEPVQFTVAANGAITLGPGTGGGVVTAADADANGIYLVTVRDVPALKLPESGGMGWWPFTAGGASLLLAALAMAHRTTRRATSHSSI, encoded by the coding sequence ATGCGGAAGCAGTCCGGGCAGCAGCATGCCCTCACCCACAACGGACCGGGTGAGCGGCCACTCCATTCGGTGTTGGCTTTGCTCGTCTCCGTGTTCCTGGCTGTCGCAAGCCTCTCAACCTTCGCACTTATCGGCACACCCGCTCCGGCAGCAGCTGCACCTGGCTCCCCTGGAGTCACCCAGCCCGGCACCTTGATCTACAGCGAAGACTTCTCCAATCAGAGTGCAGCCAGTGCACCCATCCCCCTGGGTTCCTATGCAGGCGGAACGGCAGCACAGAACGAGCAGTACACTGCGGATGCGGCCTGGCTCCCCGGCTTCCAGGCGTGCAATGGCTGGATCCTGCGGCAGAGCACTCCGCTGCCTGCCAATGGAGGCACCATCGTCAACAACGATCAGTGCAACCGGAACGGCGGTATCAACTTCCTTCGCGACATGGCCTTCGTCATGGGCAAATACCAGGGCATGACTGATGCGCAGGCTGCGGAGAACCAGATCCTCAGCGAATACACCAACACCACCACAGGTATTCAGCCCGCCGGCCTGCAGCTTCAAACCACCAAGAACACTATCCCTACCATCGCAGGCCACTACTACGCGATCTCGGGAATCTTCGCGGAAACCAACTGCTTCTCCAACCACGCCAGCCAGGAATTCTCCATCCTTGTCAATGGCGTAGCCACTGTGGTGGGCTCGAACCTGGACCCCTGCGCCGATCCCAGCAGGCAAGTCATCAACTACGGCAATACCAACTACAGTGTGGCCAAGCTCCAGTCCGGGGCCATCCAGGTGCCCCTGACCGGCACCACGCCAACACTGGGCATCCGGGTACGGAACCTGACGGCTACCGGAACCGGCAATGATGTTGGCTTCGACCTCCCGCAGCTGGTGGACGTTACACCGCAACTGGACAAGTCCTTCTCGCCCACCAGCATCTACCAGGGCCAAAACACGGTCCTGACCTACACCGTCACCAACACCAGCGACCTCATGGCCAAAAATGGATGGCATTTCGTGGACACGCTGCCCAACGGCTTGACCGCGGCGGGCCCTCTGGGCGGCACTTGCGTCCGCACCGCAGGATCGGTTTCGGGCCGCACAGTGGACGTCACCGGCAACCTGGCACAGGGCAGTTCATCGTGCACCATCACCGTGACCGTCACCAGCAACACCCCTGGCGCCTACAACAACTCCGGCTGCGTGGCCAATGACGGCACGGCAATCGCCAACTGCACCAACAACTTCCCCACCATCACGGGTCTCTACTCGCCAGGAACCGCGCCGTTGACCGTCCGCCCGGTGGTGGACCTGTCCATCACCAAGAAAGCCAACATCACCGCGTACGTTCCCGGCCAGCCCATCACCTACACGGTGGTGGTATATAACAACGGACCCAGCGACGCCATCAATGCCGTGTTCACTGATCCCCTGCCGCCTTCCATCCAGGGTGCGACCTGGACCTGCGCTGTGACTCTGGCCGGAACCGCAAACCTGTCGCCCATGGGCCCAACGGCCTGCAATGCCCCCACGGGCTCCGGCAGCATCTCCGGGACCGTCCGGATCAACACCGGTGGAACGCTGACCTACACGGTCACGGGCACGGTGGCAGCGGGCGCCACCGGAAATATCGTCAACACTGCCACCATCGCGCCGGCGGCCCTGACGGCCGTTCCCAACATGCCCGGCGGTGGACCCAACCCCGTACCGGGTTCCAGCACCCAGGTACCAACGGTCGATCCCGCATGTCCACCGCTGCCCGGTGTGGGCTGTTCGGCAACGGTGAGCACCCCCGTTGACCCCCAGTGGACCATCAGCAAGACCGCTACCGTGAACGGCTCTTCCGCCGACAGCCCGTCCGTGAAGCCCGGCGACACCATCACCTACACCGTCACTGCCACCAGCAACCGCGGCCAAATTAACAACGTTGTCCTGACCGACAATTTGTCAGATGTCCTGGATCAGGCCACGTTTGTGCCCGGTTCCGCCCTGCTGACCATTGGCAACGCAGCACCGGTGGCCGTCAGCAACCCCGCCGTCGGGTCCACCACCCTGACAACCCAGGCATTTACGCTTCCGGCTGGCCAGACAGCCACGCTGAGCTACAAGGTCACCGTCAAGCAGGACGCCTGGAGTTCCCAGCTGGTGAACGTCGTCACCGGTTCCGGCAGTGTGGTTCCCGTCCGCTGCGCCACGAACACAGGTCCCGTGGCTCCGGAATGCAGCACCACCCATCGGACGCCGGCAAAGTTCCTTCTTGAGAAAGTCGGAGAATCCTCCAACGGCAGTTGGGTCCCCATGGCGGGCTCTTCCTGGAGCATCCACAACGACGCTGCCGGAAAGCCTGGCGCGGTCAACACCGGCTACACGGTGGCTGCCATCCCGTCCCAAACCGGGCAGTTCCAGATTGAAGGCATCGAGCCAGGCGTGTACTGGCTCGAGGAAACCCAGGCCCCGCAAGGGTTCAACCTGCTGGCCGAACCCGTTCAGTTCACGGTGGCCGCAAACGGTGCAATAACACTCGGCCCCGGCACCGGCGGCGGCGTAGTTACTGCCGCAGACGCCGATGCAAACGGAATCTACTTGGTGACTGTCCGCGACGTTCCCGCGCTGAAACTGCCGGAATCGGGCGGCATGGGCTGGTGGCCCTTCACCGCTGGCGGGGCCTCGCTTCTCTTGGCAGCCCTGGCAATGGCCCACCGAACCACCCGCCGCGCCACGTCTCATTCATCCATCTGA
- a CDS encoding SpaH/EbpB family LPXTG-anchored major pilin, giving the protein MSNPNSRRLWKTAAATIAGAVLAMSFSVAPATAAPLVDGTQKGSITVHKFERPSTPTGLPNNGTSVDTTGLTPLQGIQFSIQQVNTIDLSTNAGWDAAHNLSSVFSPANPSGSITGAGFTLGTSQSQTTDAAGTAAFGNLPVGLYLVTETNYPAGVTPSAPFLVSVPLTDPDNKDNWLYNVHVYPKNSITGAEKTVTDAPDVKLGDQIDFTITGDIPNEAVIDGYKIVDALDAKLTYVGATATLVDGTTITAGTHYNVVFDAASNTVSVVFTPAGLAVLAAHNDTRVQVVVNTTVNTIGEIENEALVYPNLGSFTALPGQPGGPIVTPPVVTKWGEMTLQKVNENGAALAGASFSVFATEADAKAGTNAIALNGQTTFAVAADGTLTISGLRYSDWANGAAVAPGSADYRTYYLVETTAPSGYELLAEPISFLINQASTTVGIDLQVKNIPSNSGFQLPLTGGTGTGVLYAAGALLVVGAGLLLVRSRRSSTNS; this is encoded by the coding sequence GTGAGTAATCCCAACTCCCGGCGTCTTTGGAAGACCGCCGCCGCCACCATTGCCGGGGCGGTGTTGGCAATGTCCTTCTCCGTCGCGCCCGCCACTGCTGCACCGCTGGTTGACGGAACGCAAAAAGGTTCCATTACCGTTCATAAGTTTGAGCGCCCTTCCACTCCCACCGGCCTGCCGAACAACGGCACGTCCGTGGACACCACCGGCCTCACCCCGTTGCAGGGCATCCAGTTCAGCATCCAGCAGGTCAATACCATTGACCTGTCCACCAACGCAGGATGGGATGCGGCCCATAACCTGAGCAGCGTCTTCTCCCCCGCCAACCCATCGGGCTCCATCACCGGCGCCGGATTCACCCTGGGCACCAGCCAGTCACAGACCACCGATGCCGCAGGAACAGCTGCCTTCGGCAACCTGCCGGTGGGCCTGTACCTGGTAACCGAGACCAACTACCCCGCGGGCGTTACCCCGTCGGCACCGTTCCTGGTTTCGGTGCCCCTGACGGATCCGGACAACAAGGACAACTGGCTTTACAACGTCCACGTTTACCCGAAGAACTCCATCACGGGTGCTGAAAAGACCGTTACGGATGCTCCGGACGTCAAGCTCGGCGATCAGATCGACTTCACCATCACCGGCGACATCCCCAACGAAGCTGTGATTGACGGCTACAAAATCGTTGACGCACTCGATGCCAAGCTGACCTACGTGGGCGCCACTGCAACACTGGTTGACGGCACCACCATCACTGCCGGCACCCACTACAACGTGGTGTTCGATGCCGCCAGCAACACGGTTTCAGTGGTCTTCACCCCCGCCGGCCTTGCTGTCCTGGCCGCCCACAACGACACCAGGGTCCAGGTAGTCGTCAACACCACGGTCAACACCATCGGTGAGATCGAGAACGAGGCATTGGTCTACCCGAACCTCGGCAGCTTCACTGCTCTCCCCGGCCAGCCCGGCGGCCCCATCGTCACTCCTCCGGTTGTCACCAAGTGGGGCGAAATGACGTTGCAGAAAGTCAACGAGAACGGCGCAGCACTTGCCGGAGCTTCCTTCTCCGTGTTTGCCACAGAGGCTGACGCGAAGGCAGGCACCAACGCGATCGCCCTCAACGGCCAGACCACCTTTGCTGTTGCTGCTGATGGCACCCTCACCATTTCCGGTCTGCGCTACTCTGACTGGGCCAATGGCGCTGCCGTAGCTCCAGGTTCCGCGGATTACCGGACCTACTACTTGGTGGAAACCACGGCACCGTCCGGATACGAACTCCTGGCCGAGCCGATCTCCTTCCTGATCAACCAGGCCTCCACCACCGTTGGCATTGACCTGCAGGTCAAGAACATCCCGTCCAACAGCGGCTTCCAGCTGCCCCTCACCGGTGGCACGGGAACCGGTGTCCTGTACGCCGCCGGAGCCCTCCTGGTAGTGGGTGCAGGTCTCCTGCTGGTCCGCTCCCGCCGCAGCAGCACCAACAGCTAG
- a CDS encoding class C sortase, with amino-acid sequence MQPQPPKRWRRIRDAWSLQRVLIVVVAVVGVGVLLYPTAAAWFSDRVHATQISGYANTVESLSPSAQQELLDQARQFNRELPAGPLRDPYSLNNKGEKTVVGAGSEAYKKLLDVGPGGMMGRISIPSIHTDLPIFHDTDEDTLSKGAGHLFGSGLPVGGTDTHSVLTAHSGFVNATLFDNLDKVAKGDVFSVTVLGETLYYKVDQILTVLPENTNDLRKLPGKDLITLVTCTPRGVNSHRLLVRGERVDAPPADSAQTLPSQAADPGFPWWALAFAGTAAVMVVVTRPRKRKATHPGGHSPE; translated from the coding sequence ATGCAACCGCAACCCCCCAAGCGCTGGCGACGAATCCGCGATGCCTGGAGCCTCCAGCGCGTCCTCATTGTTGTTGTCGCCGTCGTGGGGGTAGGAGTACTGCTGTACCCCACAGCCGCTGCCTGGTTTTCCGATCGCGTCCACGCAACCCAGATCAGTGGGTACGCCAATACCGTGGAGAGCCTCTCGCCATCAGCCCAGCAGGAACTGCTGGACCAGGCCAGGCAATTCAACCGCGAACTTCCCGCCGGCCCCCTCCGTGACCCTTACTCCCTGAACAACAAAGGTGAGAAGACCGTGGTGGGCGCAGGGTCCGAGGCCTACAAGAAGCTGCTGGACGTGGGACCCGGCGGCATGATGGGCCGCATCAGCATTCCTTCAATCCATACGGACCTGCCCATTTTCCATGACACGGATGAGGACACCCTGTCCAAGGGTGCGGGGCACCTCTTCGGCTCTGGGCTTCCGGTGGGAGGGACGGACACGCACAGTGTCCTCACTGCCCACTCCGGCTTCGTCAACGCCACCCTCTTCGACAACCTGGACAAGGTGGCCAAGGGTGATGTCTTTTCCGTGACGGTCCTGGGCGAGACCCTCTATTACAAAGTGGACCAGATCCTCACAGTTCTCCCCGAAAACACCAATGACCTCCGGAAACTACCCGGCAAGGACCTGATCACCTTGGTCACCTGCACCCCCCGTGGCGTCAACAGCCATAGATTACTGGTGAGGGGCGAGCGCGTGGATGCTCCTCCGGCCGATTCCGCCCAGACGCTCCCCAGCCAGGCCGCCGATCCGGGCTTCCCTTGGTGGGCACTTGCCTTCGCGGGCACGGCAGCAGTGATGGTGGTGGTCACCAGGCCACGCAAGCGCAAGGCCACCCACCCAGGCGGACATTCTCCGGAGTAG